A genomic region of Sulfuricurvum sp. IAE1 contains the following coding sequences:
- a CDS encoding translocation/assembly module TamB domain-containing protein, with product MQTPLNEDHHRPRSRRLKTLFRRLFLILHFLLLLSVFVTAGALYVAFRPDGLEIVRTYLLEPLGIHYTRAEGSLMEGFTLHDVRAERMKADTLTLRYSLVKMLEGDHTVESVRIEGLRLHLDDFTDGSETSWPFPTFRLKQVTLHNLQLIGTYPLELDIDGAEGSYDGELLNFKTFRAAFRSRYADGGIRGTLRDNAISGEALLYPNTAALAPYSGRFTDLPRTIPLRIVELSDKRAHLKGGIERLVLKPDPALNAEKFTFDFRCRYDDERFDVDASYLLRRGEETMQTRQHLRYTFEGVTTSEFSGHIASNRHLPSNTLRGSFRDDAQGLGASVTLDGSTLRLSSSDYDRFAWELESRHQDLAFLPALPEFARTSPLGMKARGSYVLSTDTLSGTLAAEHSHLRFTGEFSTREGVHALEGSLLLPPDAPMWRDWSRKPPSRLNLSLTHEHNVSHLHFQGESVAFSASLSGERLKGSGNYSGAYFDVEGSLAPGKSVLDVKALVPSAFATVSSFRPIELYKGEYYDAEIRARARVTIADTVEIDANVRVPWYAAVLDTQHSFGGTNGSIDLHYRDGNITVPSYRFEIADHPIASERTSHLRLTPSGDLLVDDFWIYDTLLLQGAVSGEKGTSLRLFSERFFYEGPEGSAHAAADITFVRDRAGEQQLYGNVTILEGTISYLPLQQFKVLDDDIIIVQDVRPPSHTRLSMNVRITSQEPIKLQTKELNLRLIPDITLWRDPLGPMQILGMMTIPSGSATSAGKRFDIQHSEIYFGGDVPLNPYLNLTIGHEVDYKKIVIFVTHTLDSPIFLFTSDPVMSQNDIMSYILFGSPANTVAGSDSGTSSVRADATNFMLGAGLKGLINSTTKLQIDTMNILTTQEGGMGFEVGARINKNLRVLYKNDTLSSILVQYQLNRWLRLDADVHELGQGINAVYIKDFRDFLPHNKPLKK from the coding sequence ATGCAAACACCGTTGAACGAAGATCATCACCGGCCCCGGTCCAGACGTCTGAAAACCTTGTTCAGACGGTTGTTCCTGATTCTTCATTTTCTCCTTCTCCTTAGTGTTTTTGTCACCGCGGGGGCGCTCTACGTCGCCTTCCGCCCCGACGGTCTAGAGATTGTACGCACCTACCTTCTCGAACCGCTGGGGATCCACTACACCCGCGCCGAGGGGTCACTGATGGAGGGGTTCACCCTCCATGACGTTCGCGCGGAGCGGATGAAAGCCGACACCCTCACCCTGCGCTACAGCCTCGTCAAAATGCTCGAAGGGGACCATACCGTCGAATCGGTCCGGATCGAGGGGCTGCGGCTCCACCTCGACGATTTCACCGACGGAAGCGAGACCTCCTGGCCGTTTCCGACGTTTCGCCTTAAACAGGTCACGCTCCACAACCTACAGCTCATCGGCACCTACCCCCTCGAACTCGATATCGACGGAGCCGAGGGGAGCTATGACGGCGAACTGCTCAATTTCAAAACCTTCCGCGCCGCGTTCCGCTCCCGCTACGCCGACGGGGGCATTCGGGGAACCCTCCGGGACAACGCGATTTCGGGGGAAGCCCTCCTGTACCCCAATACGGCCGCCCTTGCCCCCTACAGCGGCCGTTTTACCGATCTTCCCCGAACCATCCCCCTTCGGATCGTCGAACTCTCCGACAAACGCGCGCATCTCAAAGGGGGGATCGAGCGCCTGGTTCTCAAACCCGATCCGGCCCTGAACGCCGAGAAGTTCACGTTCGACTTCCGCTGCCGCTACGATGACGAACGCTTCGACGTCGACGCCTCCTATCTGCTTCGGCGGGGGGAAGAGACGATGCAGACCCGCCAGCACCTGCGCTACACTTTCGAGGGGGTGACGACAAGCGAATTTTCCGGACACATCGCCTCGAACCGCCATCTCCCCTCGAACACGCTGCGCGGATCGTTCCGCGACGACGCACAGGGGTTGGGCGCCTCGGTCACACTCGACGGGAGCACCCTGCGCCTTTCGAGTTCCGATTACGACCGTTTTGCGTGGGAACTCGAAAGCCGCCATCAGGACCTCGCCTTTCTCCCCGCCCTCCCCGAATTCGCCCGCACTTCGCCGCTGGGGATGAAAGCCCGCGGAAGCTATGTCCTCAGCACCGACACCCTCTCTGGCACCCTTGCGGCCGAGCACAGCCACCTTCGCTTCACGGGGGAATTCTCGACCCGCGAGGGGGTCCACGCCCTCGAAGGCTCCCTCCTCCTCCCCCCCGATGCACCGATGTGGCGGGACTGGAGCCGCAAACCGCCCTCACGGCTGAACCTCTCCCTCACCCACGAGCACAACGTCTCACACCTCCATTTCCAGGGAGAATCGGTCGCATTTTCCGCATCGCTGAGCGGCGAACGGCTCAAAGGATCGGGCAACTACTCCGGAGCCTATTTCGACGTCGAGGGCTCGCTTGCCCCGGGCAAAAGCGTTCTGGACGTCAAAGCCCTCGTCCCCTCGGCATTTGCGACCGTCTCCTCGTTCCGCCCGATCGAACTCTACAAAGGGGAATACTACGATGCCGAGATCCGCGCACGCGCACGGGTCACGATCGCCGATACGGTGGAGATCGACGCAAACGTCCGGGTGCCGTGGTATGCGGCGGTCCTCGATACCCAGCACTCTTTCGGGGGGACGAACGGCTCGATCGACCTGCATTACCGTGACGGGAACATCACGGTTCCCTCCTACCGTTTCGAAATCGCCGACCACCCGATCGCCTCGGAGCGGACCTCGCATCTTCGCCTCACCCCCTCGGGCGATCTCCTCGTCGACGATTTCTGGATCTACGACACCCTCTTGCTGCAGGGGGCGGTTTCGGGCGAAAAAGGGACGTCGCTGCGCCTCTTTTCGGAACGCTTCTTCTACGAAGGGCCCGAGGGGAGCGCCCACGCCGCTGCCGACATTACGTTTGTCCGCGACCGCGCCGGCGAACAGCAGCTTTATGGGAACGTCACGATTCTGGAGGGAACGATCTCCTACCTGCCGCTGCAGCAGTTCAAAGTCCTCGACGATGACATAATCATCGTCCAGGACGTCCGCCCCCCGTCCCATACGCGGCTTTCGATGAACGTCCGCATCACTTCCCAAGAACCGATCAAACTCCAGACCAAGGAGCTCAACCTGCGGCTGATCCCCGACATCACCCTCTGGCGCGATCCGCTGGGGCCGATGCAGATACTGGGGATGATGACGATCCCTTCGGGGAGTGCGACGAGCGCGGGAAAACGGTTCGATATCCAGCATTCCGAAATCTATTTCGGCGGCGATGTCCCCCTAAACCCCTATCTCAACCTCACGATCGGCCACGAAGTCGACTACAAAAAAATCGTCATCTTCGTCACCCACACCCTCGATTCGCCGATTTTTCTCTTCACCTCCGATCCGGTCATGAGCCAAAACGACATCATGAGCTACATCCTCTTCGGTTCCCCCGCCAATACCGTCGCGGGAAGCGATTCGGGAACCTCGTCCGTCCGTGCCGACGCGACCAACTTCATGCTCGGTGCCGGGCTCAAAGGGCTCATCAACAGCACGACCAAACTCCAGATCGATACCATGAACATCCTCACGACGCAGGAGGGGGGAATGGGCTTCGAAGTGGGCGCGCGGATCAACAAAAACCTCCGCGTCCTCTACAAAAACGACACCCTCTCCAGCATCCTCGTCCAATACCAGCTCAACCGCTGGCTCCGGCTCGATGCCGACGTCCACGAACTCGGGCAGGGGATCAATGCCGTGTACATTAAGGATTTCCGCGATTTTCTCCCCCACAACAAGCCCCTCAAAAAATAA
- a CDS encoding deoxyguanosinetriphosphate triphosphohydrolase — protein MRPDERFFSISDDFRSPYARDRDRIIHSGSFRRLEYKTQVFLNSQGDFFRTRLTHSIEVSQIARSIASHLGLEESLAESIALSHDLGHTPFGHIGGDTLDECLKERGFANGFEHNFQSFRVVTKLEQRYKAFLGLNLTYATLEGILKHSYPYNKPFLPQSVREAFALDTHPSIEAMIVDRADEIAYISHDIDDGVASGLIGFDTLRSSELIQTVLEKVHAEGVHEHEDEMFRYRFSSHLINHLVYSLLEHSRGKIDNSRVLASVIPASEPIPIGFEPALETQIKKLKKLLYQELYQHKNIMRKMFAGKQAIKGVFEALMEEPKMLPPYYLKQLDLRNKHRVIADYIAGMSDRYAMELFNELYGREG, from the coding sequence GTGAGACCCGACGAACGTTTTTTCTCCATCAGCGACGACTTCCGCTCCCCCTATGCCCGCGACCGTGACCGGATCATCCATTCGGGCAGTTTCCGCCGCCTCGAATACAAAACGCAGGTGTTTCTCAATTCACAGGGGGATTTTTTCCGCACCCGCCTCACCCACAGCATCGAAGTAAGCCAGATCGCCCGCTCCATCGCCTCGCATCTGGGGCTGGAGGAATCGCTGGCCGAGAGCATCGCGCTCTCCCACGACCTGGGACATACGCCGTTTGGGCATATCGGGGGGGATACCCTCGATGAGTGCCTTAAGGAGAGGGGGTTTGCCAACGGCTTCGAGCACAACTTCCAGAGCTTCCGCGTCGTCACGAAACTCGAACAGCGTTACAAGGCGTTTTTGGGGCTCAACCTCACCTACGCGACGCTCGAGGGGATCCTCAAACACTCTTACCCTTATAACAAGCCGTTTTTGCCGCAGAGCGTGCGCGAGGCGTTTGCCCTCGACACCCATCCCAGCATCGAAGCGATGATCGTCGACCGTGCCGATGAGATCGCCTACATCAGCCACGACATCGACGACGGGGTCGCCTCGGGGCTGATCGGGTTCGATACCCTCCGCTCGAGCGAGCTGATCCAGACCGTTTTGGAAAAAGTCCATGCCGAAGGGGTCCACGAACACGAAGACGAGATGTTCCGCTACCGTTTCAGTTCCCATCTCATCAACCACCTCGTCTACTCGCTCCTCGAGCATTCGCGGGGTAAAATCGACAACTCCCGCGTGTTGGCCTCCGTTATTCCCGCGTCCGAACCGATCCCGATCGGATTTGAGCCCGCCCTTGAGACGCAGATCAAAAAACTCAAAAAGCTCCTCTACCAAGAGCTCTACCAGCACAAAAACATCATGCGCAAGATGTTTGCGGGGAAACAGGCGATCAAGGGGGTGTTCGAGGCACTGATGGAAGAGCCCAAGATGCTCCCTCCCTATTATCTCAAACAGCTCGACCTCCGGAACAAACACCGCGTTATCGCCGATTACATCGCCGGAATGTCGGACCGCTACGCGATGGAACTTTTCAACGAACTCTACGGGCGCGAGGGATAA
- a CDS encoding NAD(P)/FAD-dependent oxidoreductase, which produces MNTIAIIGGGASGLMAALFAARGGAAVTVYEHNGSVGKKILASGNGRCNIINTTASAADYAGEDPSFVTYALKQLSFGYFEKLCLSLGLLLDVREDGRCYPLSNEAKSVLIALKSAVTGAGALILTESAVTAISKEESGFVVTSAAGRQRYDKVLIATGSEAAPQLGATADGHTLAKAFGHEVIPTYPSLVQFHLSSKHAPKMAGVKTVAEVTLVIDGKSDARITGDILFTSYGISGLAILDISQRGSYALSRKRRVSIALNLLPRFERHELAEAIEKLFAAVPAQNVQNALYGLLPAKLVTYLLEDARIALSTPVSALNPKQIKQLAHLIGDWRFDVTDTHGFKHAEVSGGGVSTAQVNPKTMESKMVEGLYFAGEVLDIVGRRGGFNFHFAWASGMIAGKEMAK; this is translated from the coding sequence ATGAATACCATAGCAATTATCGGCGGCGGTGCGAGCGGACTGATGGCGGCGCTCTTTGCCGCACGCGGCGGCGCGGCAGTCACCGTTTACGAGCACAACGGCAGCGTAGGCAAAAAGATCCTCGCCTCGGGGAACGGACGCTGCAATATCATCAATACGACGGCTTCCGCGGCCGATTACGCGGGAGAAGACCCCTCGTTCGTCACGTACGCGCTCAAACAGCTCTCGTTTGGCTATTTCGAGAAGCTCTGCCTTTCGCTGGGGCTCCTCCTCGACGTCCGTGAAGACGGACGGTGCTACCCCCTCTCCAATGAGGCCAAATCGGTTCTGATCGCCCTCAAAAGCGCGGTTACCGGCGCAGGGGCCCTCATCCTTACCGAGAGTGCGGTAACGGCGATATCCAAAGAGGAAAGCGGCTTTGTCGTCACCTCCGCTGCGGGCCGACAACGTTATGATAAAGTTCTCATCGCGACCGGCTCCGAAGCGGCACCCCAACTGGGGGCAACGGCAGACGGCCATACACTGGCCAAAGCTTTCGGGCACGAGGTCATTCCCACCTATCCCAGCCTCGTACAATTCCATCTAAGTTCCAAGCACGCCCCGAAAATGGCGGGGGTAAAAACTGTCGCGGAAGTAACGCTCGTCATCGACGGCAAAAGCGATGCCCGCATCACCGGAGACATTCTCTTCACCTCGTACGGCATTTCGGGACTCGCAATTCTTGATATCAGCCAGAGGGGCTCATACGCCCTTAGCCGCAAACGGCGTGTAAGTATCGCGCTCAATCTTCTGCCCCGGTTTGAGCGTCACGAACTCGCCGAGGCGATCGAAAAACTGTTTGCCGCCGTCCCGGCACAAAACGTCCAAAATGCCCTGTACGGCTTACTCCCCGCCAAACTCGTCACCTATCTCCTCGAAGACGCGCGAATCGCCCTTTCGACACCCGTTTCGGCTTTGAACCCCAAACAAATCAAGCAGCTCGCCCATCTCATCGGCGACTGGCGTTTCGACGTCACCGACACCCACGGGTTCAAACATGCCGAAGTCAGCGGCGGCGGGGTCTCCACGGCGCAGGTCAATCCCAAAACGATGGAATCGAAAATGGTAGAAGGGCTCTATTTTGCGGGAGAAGTACTCGATATCGTCGGTCGAAGAGGGGGATTCAATTTCCATTTCGCGTGGGCGAGCGGGATGATTGCGGGAAAAGAGATGGCAAAATAG
- a CDS encoding DUF2249 domain-containing protein has product MILLDTREYDHPIPLEMAVGAFRRLAGDEVIHMIHRREPIPLFEIITRNNGRYLSYMDADNVWHIFITRSPTLDLEVYRV; this is encoded by the coding sequence ATGATCCTCCTCGACACCCGCGAATACGATCACCCCATCCCGCTCGAAATGGCGGTCGGGGCGTTCCGCCGCCTCGCGGGAGACGAGGTGATCCACATGATCCACCGGCGCGAGCCGATACCGCTGTTCGAGATCATCACCCGCAACAACGGACGCTATCTCTCTTACATGGATGCGGACAATGTCTGGCATATCTTTATTACCCGCAGTCCGACTTTGGATTTGGAGGTGTACCGTGTATAA
- a CDS encoding helix-turn-helix domain-containing protein, with the protein MAQIDLITKEDFDELKALIIGTVRPLMTVEEAAEYLRLSPHTVRHKIADQTFILGVHYSDKAGKILFAKERLDTWLWEESKESNNVSIQKKQSGVDRLIRQWSESQEIHGFGVDGEQRQKGRKRPDSPTKNGNYDGTSDTPKRAS; encoded by the coding sequence ATGGCACAAATAGACCTGATTACCAAAGAAGATTTCGACGAACTCAAAGCACTCATCATCGGGACAGTTCGTCCCTTAATGACGGTAGAAGAGGCGGCGGAATACCTGCGGCTTTCCCCCCATACGGTGCGACACAAAATCGCCGATCAAACATTTATTCTCGGAGTTCACTATTCGGACAAAGCTGGTAAAATACTTTTTGCAAAAGAGCGTCTGGATACTTGGCTTTGGGAGGAATCCAAGGAGTCAAACAATGTCAGTATTCAAAAAAAACAATCGGGTGTGGATAGACTTATTCGTCAATGGAGCGAGAGTCAGGAAATCCACGGGTTTGGAGTGGACGGCGAGCAACGTCAAAAAGGTCGAAAAAGACCTGATTCCCCAACTAAAAATGGGAATTATGACGGGACAAGTGACACTCCGAAAAGAGCGTCTTAA
- a CDS encoding hemerythrin domain-containing protein, producing the protein MSILSFMRDDHRACDHHYAEAESALLAKDAEKARTAFEAFERATLHHFDMEEKELFLAFEKRTGMMGGPTQMMRYEHQQLRSLLESMRLALAENRVDDFFGIGESMMIMLQQHNMKEEQMLYPMIDRSLGSDAEEMIVKLKEMA; encoded by the coding sequence ATGAGCATTCTTTCTTTCATGCGCGACGACCACCGCGCCTGCGACCACCACTACGCCGAGGCCGAATCAGCCCTGCTGGCCAAAGACGCCGAAAAAGCCCGCACCGCGTTCGAGGCCTTCGAACGTGCCACGCTGCACCATTTCGACATGGAGGAAAAAGAGCTCTTCCTCGCCTTCGAAAAACGGACAGGGATGATGGGCGGCCCGACGCAGATGATGCGCTACGAGCACCAGCAGCTCCGCAGCCTCCTCGAATCGATGCGCCTCGCCCTCGCCGAAAACCGTGTCGACGATTTCTTCGGCATCGGCGAATCGATGATGATCATGCTCCAGCAGCACAACATGAAAGAAGAGCAGATGCTCTATCCGATGATCGACCGCTCGCTCGGCTCCGATGCCGAGGAGATGATCGTCAAACTCAAAGAGATGGCATGA
- a CDS encoding PH domain-containing protein, with protein sequence MASYVESTLISDEHIIYRGQISLWSLAPYFIVGFLLIAFYLIGLLIIAYAIIKYKTTELAITNKRIIAKFGWISRSTIELNINKIESIQVQQGILGRILNFGTLIISGAGNPQAPIPNISNPMEFRRVYMGLQK encoded by the coding sequence ATGGCAAGTTATGTTGAAAGTACGTTAATAAGCGATGAACATATTATTTATAGAGGACAGATAAGTTTATGGTCTTTAGCTCCGTATTTTATTGTAGGTTTTTTATTAATTGCTTTTTACTTGATCGGATTGTTAATAATTGCATATGCTATTATCAAATACAAAACTACAGAGCTTGCGATAACAAACAAAAGAATAATTGCAAAATTTGGATGGATTAGCAGGTCTACCATCGAACTGAATATTAATAAGATCGAAAGTATTCAAGTTCAGCAAGGAATTCTGGGTCGCATACTTAATTTTGGGACATTGATCATATCTGGGGCAGGTAATCCACAAGCTCCGATTCCGAATATATCTAATCCAATGGAATTTCGTCGCGTTTATATGGGACTTCAAAAATAA
- a CDS encoding FAD-dependent oxidoreductase, with protein MKLSRRDMLKASGIGAAALALGGVSAAPASAAENPAVATELLPKPAGKRVVIVGGGWGGLTAARYIKKEAPEAEVVVLEKRDLFMSCPISNEWLSGEVGMDFLTRDYYTAAKAFGYKMFQTTVTDIDRSGRTVKTTTGSIGYDYLLLAPGIAYDYTKWFGKDTLAAERCRQECPPALMPGSEHVALKKMLEEFEGGNFVISVPDGPYRCPPAPYERAAMVAHYLKKNGIQGKVILLDPKAKPAPKGPGFLAAYKELYPDIVEYRPNSLVKTVDLDKKEVVVTLTLADERTEEVRIPYAAANLMPTNKASEIVAMAGVSTGKAGWGMMESPTFQSKADPRVFVIGDAVGGYPYPKSGAIANGQGHIVASHIASLIAGRATPKEVTLPQNICYSMVNDKEAISIGVTFSMMDDKDINGNDIKVIKPKMTENNTRSADLGKTTHEWYKGMMRDIFGS; from the coding sequence ATGAAACTCTCTCGACGCGATATGCTCAAAGCCTCCGGAATCGGCGCCGCGGCGCTGGCTCTTGGGGGAGTCTCCGCAGCACCGGCGTCGGCGGCTGAAAATCCGGCCGTCGCCACCGAACTCCTCCCCAAACCCGCAGGCAAGCGGGTCGTCATCGTCGGCGGCGGATGGGGCGGCCTCACCGCCGCCCGCTACATCAAAAAGGAAGCCCCCGAAGCCGAAGTGGTGGTCCTCGAAAAACGGGATCTTTTTATGTCGTGTCCGATCAGTAACGAATGGCTAAGCGGCGAAGTGGGGATGGATTTCCTGACCCGCGATTACTACACCGCGGCAAAGGCGTTCGGATACAAAATGTTCCAGACGACCGTCACCGACATCGACCGTTCCGGCCGCACCGTCAAAACGACGACCGGCAGCATCGGGTACGATTATCTCCTGCTCGCACCCGGAATCGCGTACGATTACACCAAATGGTTCGGCAAAGACACCCTTGCCGCCGAGCGGTGCCGCCAGGAGTGCCCTCCGGCGCTCATGCCCGGCAGTGAGCACGTCGCCCTTAAAAAGATGCTCGAGGAGTTCGAAGGGGGCAATTTCGTCATCTCCGTTCCCGACGGCCCCTACCGCTGCCCTCCGGCACCGTATGAGCGTGCCGCGATGGTGGCCCACTACCTGAAGAAAAACGGCATCCAGGGGAAAGTGATCCTCCTCGATCCCAAAGCCAAACCGGCCCCGAAAGGTCCGGGGTTCCTGGCAGCATACAAAGAACTGTACCCCGATATCGTCGAATACCGTCCCAATTCGCTGGTCAAAACCGTCGATTTGGATAAGAAAGAGGTGGTCGTCACGCTCACCCTCGCAGACGAACGGACCGAAGAGGTGCGCATCCCCTACGCTGCGGCGAACCTGATGCCGACCAACAAAGCGTCCGAAATCGTCGCGATGGCCGGCGTTTCGACGGGCAAAGCGGGATGGGGGATGATGGAATCACCCACGTTCCAGAGCAAAGCGGATCCGAGGGTCTTCGTCATCGGAGATGCCGTCGGCGGCTATCCCTATCCCAAAAGCGGTGCCATCGCAAACGGCCAGGGGCACATCGTCGCGTCCCATATCGCTTCGCTGATAGCGGGGAGAGCAACACCCAAAGAGGTGACGCTCCCTCAAAACATCTGTTATTCGATGGTCAACGACAAAGAAGCGATCTCGATCGGCGTCACCTTCTCGATGATGGACGACAAAGACATCAACGGCAACGACATTAAAGTAATCAAGCCGAAGATGACCGAAAACAACACCCGTTCCGCCGACCTCGGAAAAACGACCCATGAATGGTACAAAGGGATGATGCGCGACATTTTCGGAAGCTGA
- a CDS encoding site-specific integrase has product MTGQVTLRKERLKTVRYYAEVFMESKRQITAPKTHERYSSIIENVILPFFGDNAIKDLKVSQIEKWRNDLLKRLSAKTVKDYQSVLRGIFQKALHDEEIGRNPMDALDTLKVKKPDVVPFMPHEVKLLLETANGWFKNYLALGFMTGMRVGEIIALKWENVNFDKREIYVCASISMGIEGSPKTQSSIRYVPIMDSLLPFLEDQRRLNGDKEYVFVNRYGQTFYDYTTIGLNQWTDILKECGLTYRRMYEMRHTCATNLLMSGQYSVNEIAAILGHSTPQMLFERYTRNISAERKPFNKSIDIYGVNAMAL; this is encoded by the coding sequence ATGACGGGACAAGTGACACTCCGAAAAGAGCGTCTTAAAACGGTACGCTATTACGCTGAAGTGTTCATGGAGTCCAAACGGCAGATTACCGCCCCAAAGACACATGAGCGTTACTCGTCTATTATTGAGAACGTGATTCTTCCTTTTTTCGGCGACAACGCGATCAAGGATTTAAAAGTCTCACAGATTGAAAAATGGCGAAATGATCTTTTAAAACGTTTATCGGCCAAGACTGTCAAAGATTATCAAAGCGTTTTGCGGGGCATTTTCCAAAAAGCTCTCCATGATGAAGAAATCGGCAGAAATCCTATGGATGCTCTGGATACTTTGAAAGTCAAAAAGCCCGATGTGGTTCCGTTTATGCCCCATGAGGTTAAACTCCTCCTGGAAACGGCAAACGGATGGTTTAAAAACTATTTGGCATTGGGATTTATGACGGGGATGCGGGTCGGAGAGATCATCGCCCTTAAATGGGAAAATGTAAATTTCGACAAACGGGAAATCTACGTTTGCGCTTCCATTTCAATGGGTATTGAAGGATCACCCAAAACGCAAAGCAGTATCCGCTACGTTCCGATAATGGATAGCTTGCTTCCGTTCCTCGAAGATCAGCGACGGTTGAACGGTGATAAAGAGTACGTATTCGTAAATCGATACGGCCAAACTTTTTATGACTATACGACTATCGGCCTAAACCAATGGACGGACATTCTTAAAGAGTGTGGGTTGACGTATCGCCGTATGTACGAAATGCGGCATACATGCGCTACGAATCTTTTGATGAGCGGTCAGTACAGCGTTAACGAGATTGCTGCGATCTTGGGGCATTCAACACCGCAAATGTTGTTTGAACGTTATACAAGGAATATATCAGCCGAGAGAAAGCCGTTTAACAAATCGATAGATATTTATGGTGTCAATGCTATGGCACTATAA
- a CDS encoding MgtC/SapB family protein: MEIDSLFIQNSGLSLVLGFLVGLQREMHSIYSNKTQDFGGARTFSMISLFGYLSAWASAYFPYFFLVASGLMGLLLVAAYVVNNISASEKGSTTEFAALVTFLVGAMLYFTLPIFPVFIAILVLFVLNLKDKIREYEQTLTKQDLGAAIMFMVMTFVILPILPDEPIDPMGLVNPHLIWIMVVLVAGISFFGYIAIRFFGTAHGIGVAGLFGGLVSSTAVAMSMARRVHENGFLSKNLAIGIALASSMMLIRAGIEMWVINPALTIPFLLPIALGSIAGYGYIAFLYFTSRHENIPQDIKFKNPFSLKEALMMGLIFGITLALIKLADQYVGNMGVYAVAAVSGIADVDAIILSLSSLAKSTLHPSTAHAAILIAILANSLAKALLVLFLGNAVLFRWIGAYFLISIGTFTAAALLTLL; the protein is encoded by the coding sequence ATGGAGATCGATTCGTTATTCATCCAAAACAGCGGCCTTTCGCTCGTGCTGGGGTTTCTTGTCGGCCTTCAGCGCGAAATGCACTCGATCTATTCGAACAAAACCCAGGATTTCGGAGGGGCCAGGACCTTTTCGATGATTTCGCTCTTTGGGTACCTCTCGGCCTGGGCGAGCGCCTATTTCCCCTATTTTTTCCTCGTCGCATCGGGTCTGATGGGGTTGCTGCTCGTCGCCGCCTATGTGGTCAACAACATCTCCGCGTCCGAAAAAGGTTCCACCACCGAGTTCGCCGCACTTGTCACCTTCCTGGTGGGGGCGATGCTCTATTTCACCCTTCCGATCTTCCCCGTTTTCATCGCGATCCTCGTCCTTTTCGTCCTGAACCTCAAAGACAAGATCCGCGAATACGAACAAACCCTCACGAAACAAGACCTCGGTGCGGCGATCATGTTCATGGTGATGACCTTCGTCATCCTGCCGATTCTCCCCGACGAGCCGATCGACCCGATGGGGCTGGTCAATCCACACCTCATCTGGATCATGGTGGTTCTGGTGGCCGGGATCTCCTTTTTCGGCTACATCGCGATCCGTTTCTTCGGAACGGCGCACGGGATCGGGGTCGCGGGGCTGTTCGGCGGCCTCGTCTCCTCGACGGCGGTCGCGATGAGCATGGCCCGAAGGGTTCACGAAAACGGCTTTCTCTCCAAAAACCTCGCCATCGGGATCGCGCTGGCTTCCTCGATGATGCTCATCCGCGCGGGGATTGAAATGTGGGTCATCAACCCCGCCCTCACCATCCCTTTTCTCCTCCCCATCGCCCTTGGCTCCATCGCGGGATACGGCTACATCGCCTTTTTGTATTTCACGTCGCGGCACGAAAATATCCCGCAGGACATCAAGTTCAAAAACCCCTTCAGCCTCAAAGAGGCGTTGATGATGGGGCTCATCTTCGGAATCACGCTCGCCCTCATCAAGCTCGCAGACCAGTACGTCGGGAACATGGGGGTTTACGCGGTCGCCGCCGTTTCGGGAATCGCCGACGTCGATGCGATCATCCTCTCCCTCTCTTCGCTGGCCAAATCGACCCTCCATCCCTCGACCGCCCACGCCGCGATCCTCATCGCGATCCTCGCCAACTCGCTGGCCAAAGCACTGCTTGTGCTGTTTTTGGGCAATGCCGTACTCTTCCGATGGATAGGGGCCTATTTTCTCATTTCGATCGGCACCTTTACCGCCGCCGCACTCCTAACGCTCCTCTAA